A single Crateriforma conspicua DNA region contains:
- a CDS encoding phosphatase PAP2 family protein — translation MLHHPQSTDHESPSDGQRPAAPVDALSASALELLMKPLPRRQPSRQDSGSWRVRNSGSSVSMTEGVGEGFYRPGTLLWLSAFLFLLVPLLTLADVPIARYVANTRWSSDFQSALDLTLVFSHGIGVFLVLVGIMLMAPGKRWQVPRLATLALGGGSVAMMAKLFVLRPKPHALNLDLATTDYAWLWAFDWDLDQIATFAAQTRAFPSGKVATATALIVGLWVILPRGRWLFFIIGAGQLLQPLLSGAHFFTDGIGGVAFGLLWGYVCFSPNLLGSVFDRFAPESHQRLRRRKRGSYALAGEGSGGGVRSGDSENAESQKEKRAA, via the coding sequence ATGCTTCATCATCCCCAATCCACCGATCACGAATCACCGAGCGACGGTCAACGTCCCGCGGCTCCCGTTGATGCGTTGAGCGCGTCGGCGTTGGAATTGTTGATGAAACCGTTGCCGCGTCGTCAACCATCACGCCAGGACAGCGGGTCGTGGCGTGTCCGAAACAGTGGTTCGTCGGTATCGATGACCGAAGGTGTCGGCGAAGGGTTTTATCGGCCCGGAACTCTACTGTGGTTGTCGGCGTTCCTGTTCTTGCTGGTGCCGCTGTTGACGCTGGCGGATGTTCCGATCGCCCGCTACGTCGCCAACACGCGGTGGTCCAGTGATTTTCAGAGTGCCCTGGATCTGACCCTGGTATTTTCCCACGGCATCGGCGTCTTTTTGGTGTTGGTGGGGATCATGTTGATGGCTCCCGGCAAACGCTGGCAAGTTCCGCGACTGGCGACCTTGGCGTTGGGCGGTGGTTCGGTTGCCATGATGGCCAAACTGTTTGTGTTGCGGCCCAAACCCCACGCGTTGAACTTGGATTTGGCCACCACCGACTATGCGTGGTTGTGGGCGTTTGATTGGGACCTTGATCAGATCGCGACCTTCGCCGCACAGACACGCGCGTTCCCTAGCGGCAAAGTCGCCACGGCGACGGCATTGATCGTCGGTTTGTGGGTGATCCTGCCGCGCGGTCGCTGGCTGTTCTTCATCATCGGTGCCGGCCAACTGTTGCAGCCATTGTTAAGCGGTGCCCATTTCTTTACCGACGGAATCGGCGGCGTGGCGTTCGGACTGCTGTGGGGATACGTCTGCTTCAGCCCCAATCTCTTGGGCAGCGTGTTCGATCGTTTTGCACCCGAATCGCACCAGCGACTGCGACGTCGCAAACGTGGCAGTTACGCGTTGGCGGGCGAAGGTTCCGGCGGCGGCGTTCGCAGCGGGGACAGCGAAAACGCGGAATCGCAGAAAGAAAAACGAGCGGCCTGA
- a CDS encoding RNA polymerase sigma factor: protein MNAIDEQPMSPAQLRQCSVAELVKSAQDGNREAFGELFERYRGGIVALAMRKVRDGDEAEELAQDVFMQAMQKINQLRVPEAFGGWLRQILHRMAINRITRHRGAVVCDPETLEATCAADATPETFAQDREEAAAVRSGIGRLNEMDRDTLNAFYLNGQTLVEMSDAFAAPVGTIKRRLHVARKRLAKEIDVMQAV, encoded by the coding sequence ATGAATGCAATCGATGAACAGCCAATGTCTCCGGCCCAGCTTCGCCAATGCAGCGTGGCTGAACTGGTGAAGTCGGCCCAGGATGGAAATCGCGAAGCCTTTGGCGAACTGTTCGAACGTTACCGTGGCGGAATCGTTGCGTTGGCGATGCGAAAAGTCCGTGACGGCGACGAGGCCGAAGAATTGGCCCAAGACGTCTTCATGCAGGCGATGCAGAAGATCAATCAATTGCGTGTTCCGGAAGCTTTCGGCGGGTGGTTGCGTCAGATCTTGCACCGCATGGCGATCAACCGCATCACGCGTCATCGCGGCGCGGTCGTTTGTGATCCCGAGACTTTGGAAGCAACGTGTGCAGCCGACGCAACGCCCGAAACCTTCGCCCAGGATCGTGAAGAGGCCGCCGCAGTTCGCAGCGGTATCGGACGATTGAACGAGATGGATCGGGACACGCTGAACGCGTTTTACCTGAACGGGCAAACCTTGGTCGAAATGAGCGATGCGTTTGCCGCGCCGGTCGGAACGATCAAGCGACGTCTGCACGTGGCGCGGAAGCGATTGGCCAAGGAGATTGATGTGATGCAAGCCGTTTGA